In Achromobacter xylosoxidans A8, a single window of DNA contains:
- the lptA gene encoding lipopolysaccharide transport periplasmic protein LptA encodes MTDLRILLAPTTRLLGAILLTASALAPAHAADAPKAATPAEEPSTLILSDTLHYDDVKKKSVFTGNVNMTRGLMTLTSDVLEMNEDAQGNQYGTATANKGKIVTIRQERPETFELIEGTGLRAEYDGTKSTFDLIGQAVVTRFVCGKPFDTIRGERVRYNEKTGTYEAHGGPNSAAAGGRVRSVAEPRAKSDAAIAECRKQQAAKKGR; translated from the coding sequence ATGACCGACCTCCGGATTCTCCTTGCCCCGACGACCCGCTTGCTCGGCGCCATCCTGCTGACCGCATCAGCGTTGGCTCCGGCCCATGCCGCGGATGCGCCCAAGGCAGCGACGCCGGCTGAAGAACCCAGCACGCTGATCCTGTCGGATACCCTCCACTACGACGACGTGAAGAAGAAGAGCGTGTTCACGGGCAACGTCAACATGACGCGCGGCCTCATGACCCTGACCTCCGACGTGCTGGAAATGAACGAGGACGCGCAAGGCAACCAGTACGGCACGGCCACCGCCAACAAGGGCAAGATCGTCACCATCCGACAGGAACGTCCGGAAACCTTCGAACTGATCGAAGGCACCGGCTTGCGCGCCGAATACGACGGCACGAAAAGCACCTTCGACCTGATCGGCCAGGCAGTCGTGACCCGCTTTGTCTGTGGAAAACCGTTCGACACCATTCGCGGCGAACGGGTACGCTACAACGAGAAGACCGGCACCTACGAAGCCCATGGCGGCCCCAACTCTGCCGCGGCCGGCGGCCGTGTCCGCTCGGTCGCTGAGCCGCGCGCCAAGTCGGATGCCGCCATCGCCGAATGCCGCAAGCAGCAGGCAGCCAAGAAGGGGCGTTGA
- the lptB gene encoding LPS export ABC transporter ATP-binding protein, translating to MNQPSVPTPVTSAPSGVKQGSLRATGLRKTYNGRTVVQDVSLSVVSGEVVGLLGPNGAGKTTSFYMIVGLVPADAGRIEIDGSVITSMPIHKRAHMGLSYLPQDASVFRRLTVEQNIRAVLELQTGPDGRPLSTPKINEQMEALLEELQIGHIRSNAAISLSGGERRRVEIARALATSPRFILLDEPFAGVDPIAVIEIQRIVRFLKGRGIGVLITDHNVRETLGICDRAYIISEGKVLTDGHPDEIVGDPAVRRVYLGEHFRM from the coding sequence ATGAACCAACCTTCAGTGCCGACTCCGGTAACCTCCGCCCCCTCGGGCGTCAAGCAGGGCAGCCTGCGCGCAACCGGTTTGCGCAAAACCTATAACGGCCGGACCGTGGTGCAGGACGTGTCCCTGTCCGTGGTCAGCGGCGAAGTGGTCGGCCTGCTCGGCCCCAACGGCGCGGGCAAGACCACCAGCTTCTACATGATCGTGGGCCTGGTGCCCGCGGACGCGGGCCGCATCGAGATCGACGGCTCCGTCATCACCTCGATGCCGATCCACAAGCGCGCGCACATGGGCCTGTCGTACCTGCCCCAGGATGCATCCGTGTTCCGCCGCCTGACGGTGGAACAGAACATCCGCGCCGTGCTGGAGCTGCAAACAGGGCCGGATGGACGTCCGTTGTCCACGCCCAAGATCAACGAGCAGATGGAAGCGCTGCTGGAAGAGCTGCAGATCGGCCACATCCGCAGCAACGCCGCCATCTCCCTGTCGGGCGGTGAACGCCGCCGCGTGGAAATCGCGCGCGCGCTGGCCACCAGCCCGCGCTTCATCCTGCTGGACGAGCCCTTCGCCGGCGTGGACCCCATCGCCGTCATCGAGATCCAGCGCATCGTGCGATTCCTGAAGGGGCGCGGCATCGGCGTGCTGATCACCGACCACAACGTGCGCGAAACCCTGGGCATCTGCGACCGCGCCTACATCATCAGCGAAGGCAAGGTTCTGACCGACGGCCACCCCGATGAAATCGTGGGTGATCCGGCCGTGCGCCGGGTCTATCTGGGAGAGCATTTCCGCATGTAA
- the hpf gene encoding ribosome hibernation-promoting factor, HPF/YfiA family codes for MNLSICGRHLDVTPAIREYVMNKLARVLRHFDHVIDTQVMLSVEPLRHRAEITMRLSGKDIHCEATDENLYAAIDLLADKVDRQVIKHKDKVRSHTAESVKRQAANLTPPQQ; via the coding sequence ATGAACCTGAGCATCTGCGGTCGTCACCTCGACGTCACCCCGGCCATCCGGGAATATGTCATGAACAAACTGGCGCGAGTGCTGCGGCATTTCGATCACGTCATCGATACCCAGGTCATGCTCTCGGTAGAGCCCCTGCGGCATAGAGCCGAAATCACCATGCGTCTAAGCGGTAAGGACATTCATTGTGAAGCAACCGATGAAAACCTCTATGCAGCCATAGACCTTCTTGCTGACAAAGTCGACCGTCAGGTCATCAAGCACAAGGACAAGGTACGAAGTCACACGGCGGAGTCCGTGAAGCGGCAAGCGGCGAATCTCACGCCACCCCAGCAGTAA
- a CDS encoding PTS sugar transporter subunit IIA codes for MNHLSRILPAGNVVLDMLATSKKRAFEQAGLLFENNHGLARALVFDSLFARERLGSTALGQGVAVPHGRVKGLEQALAAFIRLAQPITFDAPDGQPVSMLLCLLVPETATQQHLDILAELAQLMSNKALREALATEPDPAVVHKMLTTGQL; via the coding sequence ATGAATCATTTGTCGCGCATCCTACCCGCCGGCAACGTCGTGCTCGATATGCTCGCAACGAGCAAGAAACGTGCGTTCGAACAGGCCGGTCTACTCTTTGAAAACAACCATGGCCTGGCGCGCGCGCTCGTGTTCGACAGCCTGTTCGCCCGGGAACGCCTGGGCTCCACCGCGCTCGGACAGGGCGTGGCGGTGCCGCATGGCCGGGTCAAGGGCCTGGAGCAGGCCCTCGCGGCCTTCATCCGCCTGGCCCAGCCCATCACCTTCGATGCGCCTGACGGGCAGCCGGTGTCGATGCTGCTCTGTTTGCTGGTGCCGGAAACGGCCACGCAGCAGCACCTGGACATCCTGGCCGAACTGGCGCAGCTCATGTCGAACAAGGCCTTGCGCGAAGCCCTGGCCACAGAGCCCGATCCGGCTGTCGTCCACAAGATGCTGACGACCGGCCAACTCTGA
- the hprK gene encoding HPr(Ser) kinase/phosphatase: protein MLTVQELVDDNADKIPFNWISGQGAADRAIPDDGMSAADLVGHLNLIHPSRIQVFGQEELAYYTRFDLRRRMHHMDELLIGGVPAILLADGLTPPQDLIDQCDQHQVPLLSTPVAAAQLIDLLRIYLGKKLAPTTTVHGVFLDVLGLGVLITGESGLGKSELALELISRGHGLVADDAVEFSRTAPNMIEGHCPQLLQNLLEVRGLGLLDIRTIFGETSVRRKMRLKLIVHLVRATAQDKFERLPLQDITQDMLGLPVRKVMLQVAAGRNLAVLVEAAVRNTILKLRGIDTLGEFMERQAMAILQSSK, encoded by the coding sequence ATGCTCACGGTGCAGGAACTCGTCGACGACAACGCCGACAAAATCCCCTTTAACTGGATTTCCGGCCAGGGCGCCGCGGACCGCGCGATTCCCGACGACGGCATGTCGGCCGCGGACCTCGTCGGCCACTTGAACCTGATCCACCCGTCCCGCATCCAGGTGTTCGGACAGGAAGAGCTGGCGTACTACACCCGCTTCGACCTGCGCCGCCGCATGCACCACATGGATGAGCTGCTGATCGGCGGCGTCCCGGCGATTCTGCTGGCCGACGGCCTGACCCCGCCGCAAGACCTCATCGACCAGTGCGACCAGCATCAGGTGCCGCTCCTGTCCACGCCCGTGGCGGCCGCGCAGCTGATCGACTTGCTGCGCATCTACCTGGGCAAGAAGCTCGCGCCCACCACCACCGTGCATGGCGTGTTCCTCGACGTGCTGGGACTGGGCGTGCTGATCACCGGCGAATCCGGCCTGGGCAAGAGCGAACTGGCGCTGGAACTGATCTCGCGCGGACACGGCCTGGTGGCCGATGACGCCGTGGAGTTCTCGCGTACCGCCCCCAACATGATCGAAGGCCACTGTCCGCAGCTGCTGCAGAACCTGCTGGAAGTGCGCGGCCTGGGCCTGCTCGACATCCGCACCATCTTTGGCGAGACCTCCGTGCGCCGCAAGATGCGCCTCAAGCTCATCGTGCATCTGGTGCGCGCCACCGCGCAGGACAAGTTCGAGCGCCTGCCGCTGCAGGACATCACGCAGGACATGCTGGGCCTGCCGGTGCGCAAGGTCATGCTGCAAGTGGCAGCCGGCCGCAATCTGGCGGTGCTGGTGGAAGCTGCCGTGCGCAACACGATACTGAAGCTGCGCGGCATCGACACGCTGGGCGAATTCATGGAACGCCAGGCCATGGCGATCCTGCAAAGCAGCAAGTAA